atgttttctgatgttctagccaggattcgaacccactcatttagcgtcataggcagacatgctaacctttgagcGACCGTGGCTTCCACATTTCTGATGCCTTTGGGGGTAAAATATGTACTTAACTTGTTGTCTTCTGTAATGACTCATTTTATGCCGCTCAGAAACGTTTTCGCCAAAGGCAATAGTTCGCCAACATAACGCTTCGATCGTTCATCTCAAAGTCTATTCACCTACTCACAGCCTACCGCGTCATTCCAGCAATTTAAACATCTCTCCTTGTATTGCACCTCAAGCATATGGAAAATTCCCGAAAGAGGTGGATACACTTCCGCTACCGACACCTTTGTCGGATtcgaactcaaatgaaaggtatttgcgagtagaatacgaatacgatatcaaaatgtgcgaccaagtCTTTGGGGGCTCGTCCCTCTCCAATACACTCCTCAAAGGGGCCAAATtttcgaccattgcaatatggagctcaaatgacaggtctttgggagtaaataaatgaatcttatatcaatattcggaaaaaagtgtctatgggattACCTCACACtcataacaccatccaaatatgACGTGTATGCTATATTTGctgtatttgtattttagtgTTTGTatattagagtagaacacgaatctgatatacatttttagggccaagtcactTTGTGGCCGTCCCATCCTCAAAACTCCTCCCAAACAGTACATGTATgctgactatagaaatatggggcccaaatgaaaggtaattgagagtagactacgaatctgatatagacATTCGGGTTGACATAACAACGCCCctataggacttatttgctcaccatgacactttgggtcttaaagagagtggcacctcccattccccaaaacaacccccaaagagtaaaaatttatcgaccatggcaatatgtggctaaaagtcaatatgtggctcaaaagatatttgagattagaaaacggatttgataaccaattttaggttaaaccaatgacaatatgaggtttaaataaatggtatttgagagtagagcacgattatgttatttttcagggctaagtatctgggggaccaccgaaaacacccctaaatcagacctACATATtgggatcaccaccgctttaaattttgttcgatgttatcgccaggatttgaacgtgTTCAGCGTCCTAGGCTACAGcgtcacgaattcgatatacacattcaaggcgaagtgtcccaaacctaaaaaaatattagagagttaaagaaggcgcagcggagcgggtgaAATTGTCAATACAGCCAAACTACTAAAaaaagcaatcccatggcaggcggttgtatgtaccgaattgacccgatgaattccttcatcggaaAGGGCTGCCggctcagtgtaccacacactgctacttctacaacaacaacaacaactaaaaatcTGTTATCTGATATCAAGAAATCTTTTAAGTTATTATGTTAGAAAGACAGTTATATAAACTGGCAATTCTAACTTGAAATGATTTGTTCATATAACCTTTGGCCATAGGAATTATCATTCCTGATAATGCTTtcatacccaagatatctgtaaaaaaaataaatattcaaataaattcccataaaatgtatttattgggtatttacccggtagaaacctaTCTCTGCGCATGCGGAGAGAGACGCCAACACCAAATCCGGTGCCGTTCTTCATCTTCAATCTATCTGTAAATATCCATCCTTTCTGTCAATCTTCTGTAGTAGACAACTGAACCACCAATCTTCTATCAACTATAACGTTCCCACTTGGAAATCCATCTGATGTTCAATCGTCGGTGATCCATCATGCCACTATGTAATATACGAGTATGTCTCAACGGCAGCCCCGTTCTTCGATCTTAGTAGGCCTAGCTGCGGTAGCTTTGTATGGCAAAATCTTAAGGGCCGTTGCTAAAATGCCACAAGATGCCGCCTATCGCAAATACACTGAACAAATTGTTCAACAACGTTCAAAAGCTGTGGAAGCCGTAAGTTTAAATAAGAATACTTCCAGGAATACTAAAAgacaaattgtttttaattttacagaACAAAGATATCACAGCTTTAGAGAAAGCAATTGGCTGTGGTCAAGTCGAGGAATTGATTGTCCAAGCCGAAAATGAATTGGTTCTGGCTCGTAAAATGTTGGGCTGTATGACTTCCATGCTATGAtgttacttccaacatccatgccaatacTGGTCCCAATTTCTCTACGAACTGATAAAGTTActataaaaatagatttttcaatttgactttATAAGTACTTTGGACactattcttatctgattttattGAATTGTTGCATGTGACATCATAGAGCGAGAGGCATCGACAGAAGAACTTACCGAAAAGAATACACAGAGGGTGATTTACATAAAAGTTTCTGGTCAAGCAAATCTCTGATGGTAATTGAGCCCACGATTACCGCAATGGTAATTAGAATTACCAAGACAAATTCAATATCACGCAAActcaaatacttagatgtggtcctgtacaggaaactgaattggaagtgccacattcaggagcgttttGAGAAGTCTCACAGATATTATGCACTATGTATAAGCTCGAAATGGaccctgaatccgaggataatccTTTGGCTGAACAGGaacgtgattagatcaatactgacttacgcctcaatagtttgaaGGACTACGTTGGAAAAAAGAATGGACCTGGGGATCAACTTTGAGGACCAAGCGACTGAGATAtgtttccgactgcctgaccataatatggttctGAAGGAGGAAATCCAGGCAATCACGGAATACTTGAGGTGGTTGTTGTTTATCCAGAGGACGTCAGGGCTATAGCAAGCAGGATGGTGAGGTCACggacagtcttggaatgtaaaaaAGGCGCTAGCCTTCTTTGAGAATGGCATGAACCGTATCCTTTTgctgtcgggccataacggagtaagggggaatgaaaaaaacAGACGATTTaggcagtgaaggtcagagtTCTGCCATCAGTAATCGGGGAGTAAGGACTAGAAAACTCCTATGGGAAGATCCGGATCGTAATCAGACGAGGTTAAtcctgaaaggaagtaagaaggagataatcACTGCACTTATACAGAATAGATTAGTATAGAATAAGTGATTGCGATTGTGATTGTGTAGGGCTTGTGGGGAAGAAGATGAGACGTAGGAGCATTTCCCatttcattgcccggctttcgtggctgACGGACTTTctcacttaggtggggacaccagacttcaaacaacttaggggcgtgaaaTGAAAAACATTAATGGGTGTTTTGAGTAAGACAGAATTCctgacttcgattttttttgagactactttttttagatatttagagggcgcaactggCTTAGGTGTCTGTCGACAGTGCCATGGACGGATTCAAATCCGTACCACCTTTATAACCGAACCTAACCTATAAGACGAATATCGATAACTAATTCCGctacgtagcgcagaggttagcattccttaatggaatgttcatgagcaaatttgcaatccTCCTATTTTTTGGGTTGTTTCTTGGTAATTAAAAACTTCACAAGGTTTCACAAGTTTCGATCCCTCTGATGGTGGAGAATATGCGACTTTTTGGGCGCCCTCTTTATCTCCATCACAGGCAGAAAAGAGCTTATCTCTGGTCGTCAGCATATGTTCTCTCGTGTCTCGTGTATGGAACGATGGATGGATTGACAGCAATATTTCCAAAGACCTTGTCGCGGTGGTGGCATGCTCTGTCACTGTCCAGCCGATATTGCAACCGTAGATGAATTTCGTTAAGGTAGTccgaaatcagttgttgttccaaaaaccctTGATGCTGTGCTCCAAgatcatgtgacctatcgtgagattgagacaaccttatgCATCAGTGGGACCATCATAATtccaatattgcatgaacatttaaccgtcaaaatttttttttttggaaacaactgcatttttgagcactcaacacatcgatttgatgattcATCCGCCTTATAGTCCTGAATTGGCACAGAATGACTTATTTTCATTTCCGTACGTAaacaataaaatgagaggtcaacgtttttcgacacctgaaaagcggttgatgcgttcagaatgtgTGTTTTGGAGATACAGAGTGGCAAAaatgggaaatattttgaaaaacaataaagcgattttcgatgattattgtttgtttttgtgttctctaatcccgaaatataagagGTAGccctcgtataaaccgatctccctatttaaggtcttgggcccatagaaggtgaATTTACTgttcgatttcgcagaaatttgggacagtaagtaatGTTAGACCAATCATTATCCTTGCTCGATTCGGTCCGGGTATTGGGCCCactttcgcagaaatttggtacagcgaattgtgttaggctcctcggcatccttgttcaattcggtccagatatggataaagctgccatatagatcgatctctggatttaaatttttgggtccataaaagctgcatttactaaccgatttcgctgaaattcgggacagttagttacgttaggccccccgacatttttgctaaattttgcccagatcggtccagttttgaatataactaccatatCGACCgaactatcgatttaaggtcttggcgcGTAATAAGCGCATTTACtttcccgatttcgcagaaCTTTGTTATGGCGCATTCAGCTGGacttatttggatgtagctgtcacatttaccgacctacgatttaaggttttaggcccataaaaggttagtttattaaccgacttcgctgttaggccttttgacattcgtaccgagtgtggtcaagatcgggctatatttgtatgtagctgtcatatatgccgATATCACGAATTATGTTTTTTGAACCATAAAAACACGTTTATTACTCGGTatcgctgacatttgggactgtaagttatgttaggccaatCGATATCCTTGTTTGATTCggctcaaatcagtccagatttggatatagctgccctatagaacgatcactcgatttaaggtctggcccataatagacgcatttattgtccgagtgaATTGTGCTAGGCTacaatcagtccagatttggatcagtccagatttggatgtagctgccatacatacagACCGCCCGATTTtgtgttttaggcccataaaaggtgagtttattaaccgatttcgctgaaatttatcacaatGAGTCCTGTTAGACATTTCGACATTTGTTACGAGTGTGATcaatatcgggctatatttggatatagctgccatatataccgttctctcgatttatgttGATGGTACCGTAAAATCACATTTTTactagattttgctgaaatttgacacagtaggcTGTGTTAGGGTATTtgacattcgtgttcaatatggcccagatcggtctatatttagatatagctgccatatagaccaatctcccgatttaaggtctagtaGTTGCAATGCCCAATTATTGTTAAAGTGCTCTAAAATTTGGCCCAGTGAGCCCTGTTAAGCTCTCCGACATCCGTGctctatatagttcagatcggtctatatatggatatggctgccataggcatataccgatctcccgatttaagttcttaggaccataaaaggtgatctttttaaccgatgaatttggtaTAATGAGTTGTTCCAGCCTACCTGAATATGGtataatcggactatatttcgatggATGGATTTTTAAATCATGCAATGTTTACCGTATTATGATGTAAGGCGATTAATACATATATCTGAGGTGGTGGttgtccaaagttcgacccgaccgaacttttCACTTTTTTCAGTTTGGTTAGAAGTTGCCAACCAAGTAAGTTAGTAACATAGATAAGCATTC
This Stomoxys calcitrans chromosome 2, idStoCalc2.1, whole genome shotgun sequence DNA region includes the following protein-coding sequences:
- the LOC131994701 gene encoding NADH dehydrogenase [ubiquinone] 1 alpha subcomplex subunit 5-like encodes the protein MPQDAAYRKYTEQIVQQRSKAVEANKDITALEKAIGCGQVEELIVQAENELVLARKMLGCMTSML